The DNA sequence GACCCGCAGACCTGGACGCAGACACCGGGTGCCTGGAAGCAGCTGAGCACGAGCTTCCGTACCGGCGCGAGCACCACCTCGGTGACCGTGTACACGCAGGGCTGGTACGGCCAGCCGCCGCAGTTCACCGACGACGTGACCCTCGTCGGCCCCGACCCCGGCGGCTCCGGACCCGGTGACCCGCAGGCCCCGGCGACCCCCGCCGGACTCACCGCGTCGGCCTCCTCCGCCACCACCGTCGGCCTCTCCTGGTCGGCCGCGACCGGGGCCACCTCGTACAAGGTCTACCGGGACGGCGCGAACCCGACCACGGTCAGCGGCACTTCGGCGACGGTCACCGGCCTCACCGCCTCCACGACCTACTCCTTCCAGGTCAGCGCCGTGAACGCGGCCGGCGAATCCCCCAGGAGCGCCGCCGTCCCCGTGACCACGCCCGGCGGCGGCGACCCCGGCAACCCGGGCCTGCCCGCCCACGCCCTGGTCGGCTACCTGCACGCCAGCTTCGCCAACGGCTCCGGCTACGTCCGGATGGCCGACGTGCCCGCCTCGTGGGACGTCATCAACCTGGCCTTCGGCGAACCGACCTCGGTCACCTCCGGCGACATCCGCTTCCAGCTCTGCCCCGTCAGCGAGTGCCCGACCGTCGAATCGGCCGCGGAGTTCAAGGCCGCCATCAAGGCCAAGCAGGCCGCGGGCAAGAAGGTCCTGATCTCCATCGGCGGCCAGAACGGCCAGGTCCAGCTGGGCACCACGGCGGCCCGCGACACCTTCGTCTCCTCGGTCGGCAAGATCATCGACGAGTACGGGCTCAACGGCCTCGACATCGACTTCGAGGGCCACTCCCTCTCCCTCGCCACGGGCGACACCGACTTCCGCGCCCCCACCACCCCGGTGATCGTCAACCTGATCTCGGCCGTGAAGACCCTGAAGGCCAAGTACGGCCCGGACTTCATCCTGACGATGGCCCCCGAGACCTTCTTCGTCCAGCTCGGCTACCAGTACTACGGATCCGGCCCCTGGGGCGGCCAGGACCCGCGCGCCGGCGCCTACCTCCCCGTCATCCACGCCCTGCGCGACGACCTCACCCTGCTCCACGTCCAGGACTACAACTCGGGCTCGATCATGGGCCTCGACAACCAGTACCACTCCATGGGCGGAGCCGACTTCCACATCGCCATGACGGACATGCTGCTCACCGGCTTCCCCGTCGCCGGCAACACCGCCCGCGTCTTCCCGCCGCTGCGCGCGGACCAGGTCGCCATCGGCCTGCCGGCCACGACCAACGCGGGCAACGGCCACACCTCCCCGGCGGAGGTCAACAAGGCGCTGGACTGCCTGACCAAGAAGACGAACTGTGGTTCGTACCAGACCCACGGCACCTGGCCCGCCCTGCGCGGCCTGATGACCTGGTCCATCAACTGGGACCGCTTCGGCAGCTGGGAGTTCTCGAAGAACTTCGACGCCTACTTCGGCGGCTGACCGACCGACTCGGACGCGGCAGGGCCGGGGCGCGCACGCCCCGGCCCTGCCGCGCTTCGCACCGCGAGCAGCAGCGGCGTGCACATCAGGAGGCTGGCCAGGACGTCCAGGGGCCAGTGATAGCCGCGCAGGATCAGTCCCGCCGCCGTCAGGGCGGTGAGGGCGGCCGCGAGGGGGAGGGGCCATCGGCCCCGGGCGTACGGGCGCACGAGCAGGGCCGCGCCCGCGTAGGCCACGTACGCGGTGGCCGTGTGGCCCGAGGGGTAGTAGCCGGAGGCCCAGGGCTCCAGGGGGCCCGGCCGGCCGGTCCACTCCTTCAGCGGGACGACCAGGGCGGGCACCAGGGCCATGGCCAGCGCCGCGGCCGCCGCGCCCCGGCGGTTGCCGCGCCGGGCGGCGTAGAGGACCGCGAGGAGCAGGACGGGGAGCGCGACCGGGACGTTGCCGAGGTCGGAGAGGCGCTGGGTGACCGCGTCGGGGACGGTGCGCACGAGCGCCCGGCTGAGGCCGGCGTCCGGGACCAGCAGCGGCCCTGACACGAGGACCTGCCAGGTGGTCAGGGCGAAGAGCGTGACGCAGAGTGCGGAGACCGCACGACGCGCGGAGCGCGCCGAGCGCGCGGAGATCGCGGAGATCGAGGAGGCCGCGGAGCGGAGAGTGGCCGGCCGCCCCGGAACAGGGGGGGTGGTTCCGGGGCGGCCGCCCGGATCGGATCGCCGAGCGCCCCGGGGGGTTTGGGGCGTACGGTCGTCCGATCGCTGAGGAGTGTGCGCGAACGCATGCCCAGTGCGGCGCTGGGGAAGCCCGGTACTGGTGTCGCTTCCGGTTTCCCGGGAGCGGGGTGTCTCACTCATCTGCAGAAACCGTACGGCAGCGGAAGGGGGACCGACAGCGGGAAAACGCTCCCGCCATCGGCCCCCCACACCTTCTTCACAGCGTCCGACCGTTACCCGCGGTAGTGATCGCTTGGTGATCGAGGATCACGCCTCCGCGTTCTACCGACTGTGTCAGACGTTCGATCAGAGAGCCGCGAACGCGGCCTCGATGACGTCCAGACCCTCGTTCAGCAGGTCGTCGCCGATGACGAGCGGCGGCAGGAAGCGGAGCACGTTGCCGTAGGTGCCGCAGGTGAGGACGAGCACGCCCTCGGCGTGGCAGGCCTTGGCGAGCGCGCCGGCCGCCTCCGGGTTCGGGGTCTTGGACGCGACGTTTTCAGGAGTGTCGGTCTTGATGAGCTCGATCGCGATCATGGCGCCGCGGCCGCGGATGTCGCCGACGATGTCGTACTTCTCCTGGATGGCCGTCAGGCGGGCCTTCATGATGGACTCGATCTTCTTCGCCGCGGCGTTGAGGTCGAGCTCCTTCATGGTCTCGATGGAACCGAGGGCGCCGGCGCAGGCCACCGGGTTGCCGCCGTAGGTGCCGCCCAGGCCGCCGCCGTGCACGGAGTCCATCATCTCGGCGCGGCCGGTCACCGCGGCGAGCGGCAGGCCGCCCGCGATGCCCTTGGCGGTCGTGATGAGGTCGGGGACGATGCCCTCGTCCTCGCACGCGAACCACTGGCCGGTGCGGCAGAAGCCGGACTGGATCTCGTCGGCGACGAAGACGATGCCGTTGTCGTTGGCGAACTTCACGATCGCCGGGAGGAAGCCCTTGGCCGGCTCGATGAAGCCGCCCTCGCCGAGGACCGGCTCGATGATGATCGCGGCGACGTTCTCGGCGCCGATCTGCTTGACGATGTTGTCGATCGCCTGGGCGGCGGCCTCGGGGCCGCAGTTCTCGGCGCCGGTCGGCCAGCGGTAGCCGTAGGCGACCGGGACGCGGTAGACCTCGGGGGCGAACGGGCCGAAGCCCTGCTTGTACGGCATGTTCTTCGAGGTCAGGGCCATCGTGAGGTTCGTACGGCCGTGGTAGCCGTGGTCGAAGACGACGACGGCCTGGCGCTTGGTGTACGAACGGGCGATCTTGACGGCGTTCTCGACGGCCTCGGCGCCGGAGTTGAACAGTGCCGACTTCTTTGCGTGGTCACCCGGGGTGAGCTCGGCGAGGGCCTCGCAGACCTCCACGTAGCCCTCGTAGGGGGTGACCATGAAACAGGTGTGGGTGAAGTCGGCGAGCTGCGCGGCGGCGCGGCGCACGACGGCCTCGGCGGAGGCGCCGACCGAGGTCACGGCGATGCCGGAGCCGAAGTCGATCATGCGGTTGCCGTCGACGTCCTCGATGATGCCGCCGCCCGCGCGGGCCGTGAAGACGGGGAGCACGGAGCCCACGCCGCCGGCCACCGTCGACAGACGGCGGGCCTGCAGCTCCTGCGACTTGGGGCCGGGGATCGCGGTGACGATGCGGCGCTCCTGCGGGACAGCGGTCATAGGGGGCTCCTGGGGGGTGTTTTCGGACGCACTTGTGTCTTTGTCCGCAGGCTAGGCCCGGGAGGCGTGGTCCTGCATGCTCCGTTCGGGAGTGGTGCCCGCGTGTCCTTGTCCGTGACGGCCATAGGAAGGAATCCGCGGCATGTCCTGTGGATCATGACCGGGTACGGGCCGCGGGGCGTCGGCGGCCACTAGATTGAGCGCGCGGCGCGGTGCAGGGCAGCGCAGGGCAGTGCGGTAACGGGCAGGGGGCAGCGGTTACATGGACACCGACGGCACGCAGGGCGGGGAGCGGCGGACGCCGTTCGCCGCCGGGCACGTCCCGCGCCCGGCCGGGCCCCCGGGCCTCCAGGGCCTCCCGCCGAAGCCCGCCCACGCCCCGGCCCCGGGAACGGCCACCGGGGCGGTGCCGGGCCCGGCGGGAGACCGGGCGGCGGATCCGGCGGCAGGCCCGGCGGCAGGCCCTGTGGCGGGCCCCACCCTCGCCGACTGGCTGCGCGTCCCGCGCCCGGCCGCCGGCCCGGGCGTCTGGTCGTACGGGCACGTCCCCCGTGCCGCGCAGGAGCCCGAGGTCACCCCGACCCGCCAGCTGGTCAGCGGGGCGCTCATCTCCCTGCTGGCCGGGCTGCTGCTGTGGTCCCTCCTCTGGAACGGCTACCTCGGCGGCTTCTGGCTCTGGCCGCTCTACATGTTCACCCCCGACTCCTGGGCGGGGACGCTGCCCGCCGTCGTCGCCTCCTACATCTGGTACGCCATCGTCGCGGCGACCCTCACCATCGGATTCGGCCGTCTCGGCCGCTGGCCCGAGCTGGCCCGCCGGATCTTCGGCGGCCGCGCCGCGCGGGCCCAGGCCCCGCCGCCGCGGCCGGTGGAACCGGGCGGCCCCGACGACCCCGCGGCCTGGACCGAGGTGCGGGCCGCCGGGCTGGTGGAGGCGGCCGACCGGCTGGGGGCGGAGGTGCGGGCCGGGCGGATGAACGACGTGGACCACGTGCGGATCCGGCGTGCCTGGGAGACCGTGCGGGCCGACCCCTCGCGGACGCGGGCCTTCGCCGACGCCGTACGGGACAAGGGGGCCGGAGCCTGCGTGCACCCGTCGGGGGCGCGCGATCTGCCCGCCCGCGCCGCCCGGCACGATCTGCTCGCCCGGCAGGTGCTGCTCGGCACCGTCCAGGACGGCGAGCGCAACCCGTACGCCCGCCGCGGCAGCGGCCTCGCCCTCGACCCCACGGTCCTCGGCACCTCGCTGCTCGCCATCGGCCCCTCCGGCGCCGGCAAGACCTCCCTCCTGGTCCGCCCCGTCGTGGAGTCGCTGGCCCTGCAGGCGCTGGCCGGCCAGGCCGCCGTCGTCGTGGTCGCCTCCGCCGGAACCGCCCTCGGACCCGACGCGGGCTACGACGTCGTCGTCCGCGTCGGCGACCCCGACTCCGTCTACGACCTGGACCTCTACGGCGGCTCCACCGACCCCGACGAGGCCGCCATGCTCCTCGCGGAGGGGTTCGTGGGCGACCTGCCGGGGATCGACGTACGCCGCGCCGCCACCGCCCTCGCCCAGCTCCTCGGCCCGTTCCGGGCCGCGTACGGCCGCTTCCCCGCCGTGCCCGAACTGCGGGAGCTCGTCGACCGCGTGCCCGTGGCCCTCGCCGCCCTGCGCGAGGCCCTGGAGGCCACCGGGCAGCAGCGGATGCTCCGCGAGCTCGACGCGCGCGAACGCCAGCACGGCGCCCCCGCCGACCCGGGCCCGGCCCTCGCCGACCGGGTCGCGCTGCTGGACCGGCCCGCCTTCACGGGCTTCTTCGACACCACCGGCGCCGGGCGGCCGTTCTCCCTGCGGGCCCTGGAGCATCCGCTGCGGGTCCGCGTGGACCTTCCCGAGCGCGGGCACGCCGACGCCTCCCGGATGCTGGCCCGGCTGCTGCTCGCCCAGTTCAACGCCGCTGCCGCCGCCCGCACCGACCGCACGCTCTTCGCGCTCCTCGCCTTCGACGACGCCTCCCACACCCTCACCCCGGAAGCGGTGCGCGGCATCCAGCGGCTCCGTTCGGCCAACGCGGGCGTCCTGCTCACGCTGCGCACCCTGGACGACGTACCGGAGGCCCTGCGCACCCCGCTGCTCGGGGCCGTGGGCTGCCGGATGGCCTTCTCCGGGGTCACCACCTGGGACGGCAAGCGGTTCGCCGAGACCTGGGGCACCGAATGGGTGGAGACCCGCGACGTCACCCACCGGACGGTCTTCGCCGACCAGCCGCTCACCCGGGCCATCCACGCCTTCCGGAAGCTGGTCTCGGGAAAGGCGGTGACCACCGACGCCGTGACCGTGCGCCAAGTGGAGCGGGAACGCTGGTCGGCCTCCGACCTGGCGCACGTGGTGCCCCCCGGCCACGCCGTGCTCTCCCTCACCTCCGTCCGCGGCGAGCGCGCCGCCCCGCTGCTGGTGCGGCTCGGGGGACGAGGCTGAGGGGGACAGGGCGGAGGGGGCCATGGATGGGAGGGCCATGGATGGCAGGGCCGGGGCTGGGAGGGAGAGGCGACCGGAAGGAGCGAACCCGTACGGGATGGCAGAATCAAGGGAGCCGTTCGTACGACACGGCGAAATCCGCGGTGGTGGTCCACGGCGAGAATCCTCCATCGGCACCTCGCCGCCGAACCCCTCCTCTCCCTAAGGCGCCCCGGTACCCATGCCGCTCACCCTCGCCTCGCTCGTCCAGCACTCGGCGCTCAAACTCAGCGTCCGGGCCGGGGAGGGCCGTCTCGACACCCCCGTGCGCTGGGCCCACGTCAGTGAGCTCGCCGACCCCGTCCCGTACATGGAGGGCGGGGAGCTCCTCCTCATCACGGCGATGAAGCTGGACGCGGACGACCCCGAGGAGATGCGGCGCTACGTCCGCAGGCTCGCGGCGGCCGGGGTCGTCGGCATCGGCTTCGCCGTCGGCGTGAACTACGACGCCGTGCCCGAGGCGCTCGTGGAAGCCGCCACCGCCGAGGACCTGCCGCTGCTGGAGGTACCCCGGCGCACCCCGTTCCTCGCCATCAGCAAGGCGGTCTCCGCGGCACTCGCCGCCGACCAGTACCGGGCCGTGACCGCAGGCTTCGAGGCGCAGCGCGAGCTGACCCGCGCCGCGCTGTCCGCCGACGGGCCCGCCGAACTGCTGACGAAGCTGGCGGCGCACGTGCACGGCTGGGCCGCGCTCTACGACACCTCGGGCGCCGTCGTCGCGGCCGCGCCCGACTGGGCCGCGCGCCGGGCCGCCCGGCTCACCCCCGACGTGGAACGGCTGCGGGAGCGGCCGGCGCCGGCCAGCGCCGTGGTGGGCGGCTCCGAGGACCGCGTCGAACTCCAGTCGCTGGGCACCGGGCGGCGGGCCCGCGGAGCCCTCGCGGTCGGCACCGGGGCCCCGCTCGGCACGGCGGAGCGGTACGCCGTCCACTCCGCGGTGGCCCTGCTGACCCTCACCACGGAACGGTCCCGCTCCTTGCACGACGCGGAGTCCCGGCTCGGCGCCGCCGTGCTGCGCATGCTGCTGGCCGGCCAGGCGGAGCACGCCCAGGCCGTCGCCGGGGACCTGTACGGGGCCTTGCTCGACGCACCCTTCCGGATCCTCGTGGCGGAACCCGCCCTGGCGGGCACGGCCCAGCCGGAGGGCCTGGCGCTGCTGGCCGACGCCGTGGAATCGGCGGCGGCGCGCACGGGGGAGAGCCTGCTGGTGGTGCCGGAGCCCGGGCGGCTCGTGGTCCTGGCGGCCGACGGGGGCTCGGCGGTCCAGGCGTGCGCGGAACACGCGGAGGTCCTGGAATCCCGGCGCGGCCGGGAGTCGGCCGAACCGGAGCCGGACGAGCTGGTCCTCGGCCTGTCGGCGCCCGCGGTGGCCTCCGGCGTGGCGGCGGCCTTCAAACAGGCCGACCAAGCCTTGGCCGTGGCCCGGCGGCGCGGCCGCCCCATGGTCGAACACGAGGACCTGGCGGCGGGCTCGGTCCTCCCGCTGCTCGCCGACGACGCGGTACGGGCCTTCGCGGACGGCACGCTGCGGGCGCTGCGCGAGCACGACGAGAAGGGCCGGGGCGACCTGGTGGCCTCCCTCCAGGCCTGGCTCTCCCGCCACGGCCAGTGGGACGCGGCCGCCGCCGACCTGGGCGTCCACCGCCACACCCTGCGCTACCGCATGCGGCGGGTCGAGGAGATCCTCGGCCGCTCCCTGGACGACCCGGACGTCCGCATGGAGCTCTGGCTCGCTCTGAAGGCGACCACACCTTCCTGACGCGCCGGACTCCGTCCGTCGGTGGCTGGGCCGGGTGCCCGCCACTGCCGTCCCGGCGTGGGGCCCGGGGGGCGGGTGCGGGTGGGTCGGCCCTGCGGGGCTGGATCCCCTACCCGCCCTTCCACCGTTCCCCGGGCTGCGCCCGGACCCGGTCCTCAAACGCCGGAGGGGCTGGATTCGGCCGGTGCGGGCTGGAAGGCGCGGAGCGCCATTTCAGCCTCGCCGGCGTTTGAGGCGCGGGGTCTGGGCGCAGCCCCAGGGGGCCGGGGCACAGCCCCGGGGAACGGGCGAAGGGCGGGTAGGGGACTTCGCCCCGCGCAGCGGGGGCCCGCGTGGCGCGGACGAGCCCGCCCGCCGCGCCCAGCAGGGCCGCCCGGTGCCCCGTACGCGCCCCCGGCGGGGCCCCGCACGGGCGGCGGCCGCCCCGACACTGACAAAGCGGCGCGCCGCGCCACGCACGTACTCCACCCCGGACAAACGCCGAATCCGCGGCGGAGTCCTACGGTGGAGGGGACAAGGACCCACCGCACACACTCCGAAGGGCCGGGATCAGCATGACTTCCACCCACGCCTTCTGGCTCGCCGGCCGCCAGGCCACGGGCGACGACAGCTTCGACGTCCACTCCCCGTGGGACGGCCGCCTCGTCGGTACCGTGAGCGTCCCGACCGACGCCCAGGTCGAAGAGGCCGTGGCCGCCGCCTACGCCGTGACGGCGGAGTTCTCCGCGACCCCGGCCCACGTACGCGCCGAGGCCCTGGCCCACGTCGCCCGCCGGCTCGCCGAGCGCACCGAGGAGATCGCGCTGCTGATCTCCGCCGAGAACGGCAAGCCGATCAAGTGGGCCCGCGGTGAGGTCGGCCGTGCGGTGTCCGTGTTCCGCTTCGCTTCCGAAGAGGCCCGCCGCTTCAACGGCGGAGAGGCCCAGCGCCTGGACACCGACGCCGGCGGCGTCGGCCGCCTGGCCCTGACCCGCCGCTTCGTCAAGGGTCCGGTCCTGGGCATCGCGCCCTTCAACTTCCCGCTGAACCTGTGCGCCCACAAGGTGGCCCCCGCCATCGCCGTCGGCGCGCCGATCATCCTGAAGCCGGCCCCGGCCACCCCGCTCTCCGGCCTGATCCTCGGCGAGCTGCTCGCCGAGACCGATCTGCCGGCCGGTTCCTGGTCCGTGCTCCCCGTCGCCAACGACAAGATGCCGGAGCTGGTCAAGGACGAGCGCCTGCCCGTCATCTCCTTCACCGGTTCCGACAAGGTCGGCTACGCCATCCAGCAGGCCGTGCCCCACAAGCACTGCACCCTGGAGCTCGGCGGCAACGCCGCGGCCGTGGTCCTGGAGGACTGGTCCTCGGAGGCCGACCTCGACTGGGCCGCGACCCGCATCGCGACCTTCTCGAACTACCAGGCCGGCCAGTCCTGCATCGGCGTGCAGCGCGTGATCGCCGACGCGACGGTCTACGACCGCCT is a window from the Streptomyces sp. NBC_01244 genome containing:
- a CDS encoding chitinase, with protein sequence MRSVLSLLTAAALAAAGLLATGQPAAAADADLIRNGGFEAGLAGWSCTAGSGTVVSTPVRGGTSALKGTPAGQDNARCSQTVTVKPDSAYTLSAWVQGAYVYLGATGTGTTDPQTWTQTPGAWKQLSTSFRTGASTTSVTVYTQGWYGQPPQFTDDVTLVGPDPGGSGPGDPQAPATPAGLTASASSATTVGLSWSAATGATSYKVYRDGANPTTVSGTSATVTGLTASTTYSFQVSAVNAAGESPRSAAVPVTTPGGGDPGNPGLPAHALVGYLHASFANGSGYVRMADVPASWDVINLAFGEPTSVTSGDIRFQLCPVSECPTVESAAEFKAAIKAKQAAGKKVLISIGGQNGQVQLGTTAARDTFVSSVGKIIDEYGLNGLDIDFEGHSLSLATGDTDFRAPTTPVIVNLISAVKTLKAKYGPDFILTMAPETFFVQLGYQYYGSGPWGGQDPRAGAYLPVIHALRDDLTLLHVQDYNSGSIMGLDNQYHSMGGADFHIAMTDMLLTGFPVAGNTARVFPPLRADQVAIGLPATTNAGNGHTSPAEVNKALDCLTKKTNCGSYQTHGTWPALRGLMTWSINWDRFGSWEFSKNFDAYFGG
- a CDS encoding phosphatase PAP2 family protein; protein product: MSGPLLVPDAGLSRALVRTVPDAVTQRLSDLGNVPVALPVLLLAVLYAARRGNRRGAAAAALAMALVPALVVPLKEWTGRPGPLEPWASGYYPSGHTATAYVAYAGAALLVRPYARGRWPLPLAAALTALTAAGLILRGYHWPLDVLASLLMCTPLLLAVRSAAGPGRARPGPAASESVGQPPK
- the gabT gene encoding 4-aminobutyrate--2-oxoglutarate transaminase, which translates into the protein MTAVPQERRIVTAIPGPKSQELQARRLSTVAGGVGSVLPVFTARAGGGIIEDVDGNRMIDFGSGIAVTSVGASAEAVVRRAAAQLADFTHTCFMVTPYEGYVEVCEALAELTPGDHAKKSALFNSGAEAVENAVKIARSYTKRQAVVVFDHGYHGRTNLTMALTSKNMPYKQGFGPFAPEVYRVPVAYGYRWPTGAENCGPEAAAQAIDNIVKQIGAENVAAIIIEPVLGEGGFIEPAKGFLPAIVKFANDNGIVFVADEIQSGFCRTGQWFACEDEGIVPDLITTAKGIAGGLPLAAVTGRAEMMDSVHGGGLGGTYGGNPVACAGALGSIETMKELDLNAAAKKIESIMKARLTAIQEKYDIVGDIRGRGAMIAIELIKTDTPENVASKTPNPEAAGALAKACHAEGVLVLTCGTYGNVLRFLPPLVIGDDLLNEGLDVIEAAFAAL
- a CDS encoding ATP-binding protein, encoding MDTDGTQGGERRTPFAAGHVPRPAGPPGLQGLPPKPAHAPAPGTATGAVPGPAGDRAADPAAGPAAGPVAGPTLADWLRVPRPAAGPGVWSYGHVPRAAQEPEVTPTRQLVSGALISLLAGLLLWSLLWNGYLGGFWLWPLYMFTPDSWAGTLPAVVASYIWYAIVAATLTIGFGRLGRWPELARRIFGGRAARAQAPPPRPVEPGGPDDPAAWTEVRAAGLVEAADRLGAEVRAGRMNDVDHVRIRRAWETVRADPSRTRAFADAVRDKGAGACVHPSGARDLPARAARHDLLARQVLLGTVQDGERNPYARRGSGLALDPTVLGTSLLAIGPSGAGKTSLLVRPVVESLALQALAGQAAVVVVASAGTALGPDAGYDVVVRVGDPDSVYDLDLYGGSTDPDEAAMLLAEGFVGDLPGIDVRRAATALAQLLGPFRAAYGRFPAVPELRELVDRVPVALAALREALEATGQQRMLRELDARERQHGAPADPGPALADRVALLDRPAFTGFFDTTGAGRPFSLRALEHPLRVRVDLPERGHADASRMLARLLLAQFNAAAAARTDRTLFALLAFDDASHTLTPEAVRGIQRLRSANAGVLLTLRTLDDVPEALRTPLLGAVGCRMAFSGVTTWDGKRFAETWGTEWVETRDVTHRTVFADQPLTRAIHAFRKLVSGKAVTTDAVTVRQVERERWSASDLAHVVPPGHAVLSLTSVRGERAAPLLVRLGGRG
- a CDS encoding PucR family transcriptional regulator, which gives rise to MPLTLASLVQHSALKLSVRAGEGRLDTPVRWAHVSELADPVPYMEGGELLLITAMKLDADDPEEMRRYVRRLAAAGVVGIGFAVGVNYDAVPEALVEAATAEDLPLLEVPRRTPFLAISKAVSAALAADQYRAVTAGFEAQRELTRAALSADGPAELLTKLAAHVHGWAALYDTSGAVVAAAPDWAARRAARLTPDVERLRERPAPASAVVGGSEDRVELQSLGTGRRARGALAVGTGAPLGTAERYAVHSAVALLTLTTERSRSLHDAESRLGAAVLRMLLAGQAEHAQAVAGDLYGALLDAPFRILVAEPALAGTAQPEGLALLADAVESAAARTGESLLVVPEPGRLVVLAADGGSAVQACAEHAEVLESRRGRESAEPEPDELVLGLSAPAVASGVAAAFKQADQALAVARRRGRPMVEHEDLAAGSVLPLLADDAVRAFADGTLRALREHDEKGRGDLVASLQAWLSRHGQWDAAAADLGVHRHTLRYRMRRVEEILGRSLDDPDVRMELWLALKATTPS
- a CDS encoding aldehyde dehydrogenase family protein, with the protein product MTSTHAFWLAGRQATGDDSFDVHSPWDGRLVGTVSVPTDAQVEEAVAAAYAVTAEFSATPAHVRAEALAHVARRLAERTEEIALLISAENGKPIKWARGEVGRAVSVFRFASEEARRFNGGEAQRLDTDAGGVGRLALTRRFVKGPVLGIAPFNFPLNLCAHKVAPAIAVGAPIILKPAPATPLSGLILGELLAETDLPAGSWSVLPVANDKMPELVKDERLPVISFTGSDKVGYAIQQAVPHKHCTLELGGNAAAVVLEDWSSEADLDWAATRIATFSNYQAGQSCIGVQRVIADATVYDRLVEKVVAKVREQVTGDPNDSATDVGPLVSEDAAKRVESWVDEAVAAGAKLLTGGKREGASYEPTVVAEVPAGVTLATEEVFGPVLTLRRVENTDEAFAAVNDSKFGLQAGVFTRNIQTAFRAHRELEVGGVIVGDVPSYRADQMPYGGVKQSGVGREGVRYAMDDYTYERVLVLSGLDI